One genomic window of Cololabis saira isolate AMF1-May2022 chromosome 3, fColSai1.1, whole genome shotgun sequence includes the following:
- the LOC133440802 gene encoding protein asteroid homolog 1-like, with amino-acid sequence MGVQGLSSFLETHWGVYQDLRLRGTRLVIDGSNIGFHLYYNSGLDQNCGGEYASFEDVIKRFISALRTCEVQPFVVLDGGSDPTDRKLETVTMRAEQRIQKAHEAAETGKRKGILPQMARMVFKQTLARLQVPVAQCFGEADQELAALAAEWNCPVLSNDGDFFIFDLPEGFLPFTHFRWKQVNGGPERYIPCKSYTTSRFCSVFQIKPQLLPTFAALAGNDYVKLKSVNWARFVPAGSETLGRLEGLLCWLSKLKKSEDAMAAALKLMGDLATERKEEIQRGLSERMKEYKPRQSCLRQFFEQEVPPPFQESGLVPDWACVALTQTRLTPNILDVLQLQRISLGFAVEPRDRPSVYVISRPIRQVMYGLLLGGETSLKVDERDRDGSQLIYVPVRPAFTETSQKLRLSSLHEAKLSERLLVLLEALGVTEDSLSLIPDELKLPVAVTCFWQRTAQPPPDQTLLKALLKGISKGVVTGPNTGNHRGGKKPDVGVVYAFNQWQACLKDSVHLNQLLGFPLLEPEIARLYQGTTVHQRVERMDQYNRMLSAQRETARQNQQRETARQNQQRETARQNQQRETARENQQRETAQQNQQRETARQNQQREAARQNQQRETARQNQQRETARENQQRETAQQNQQRETARQNQQREAARQNQQRETARQNQQRETARENQQRETARQNQQRETARENQQREAARQNQQREAARQNQQRETARENQQRETARENQQRETARENQQRETARQNQQRARANRSQPAPLMEKVLIMMVDQESSIFTVCQLVSMKGGAIGSSHMVS; translated from the exons ATGGGCGTTCAAGGTCTCAGCAGTTTCCTGGAGACCCACTGGGGGGTCTACCAGGACCTCCGGCTCCGGGGGACCCGGCTGGTGATCGACGGCAGCAACATTGGGTTCCATCTGTACTATAACTCAG gtttggaccAGAATTGCGGTGGGGAGTATGCATCGTTTGAAGACGTCATCAAGAGGTTCATCTCAGCACTCAGGACCTGCGAGGTCCAGCCGTTCGTGGTTCTGGACGGAGGTTCAGACCCCACAGACAGGAAGCTGGAAACGGTGACGATGAGAGCTGAGCAACGGATCCAGAAAGCCCACGAGGCAGCGGAGACCGGTAAGAGAAAGGGAATCCTCCCACAGATGGCCAGGATGGTCTTCAAACAGACTCTGGCCcgactgcaggttccggtggcCCAGTGCTTCGGGGAGGCCGACCAGGAGCTAGCTGCCCTCGCTGCTGAATGGAACTGCCCCGTGCTTTCCAACGACGGGGACTTCTTCATCTTTGACCTCCCTGAAGGGTTCCTGCCCTTCACTCACTTCCGCTGGAAGCAGGTGAACGGCGGCCCGGAGCGCTACATTCCCTGTAAGAGCTACACAACCTCTCGCTTCTGCAGCGTCTTCCAGATCAAGCCCCAGCTCCTGCCCACCTTCGCTGCCTTGGCCGGTAACGACTACGTGAAGCTGAAGTCGGTCAACTGGGCTCGGTTTGTCCCGGCGGGCAGCGAGACCCTGGGTCGCCTGGAGGGGCTGCTCTGCTGGCTGAGCAAATTAAAGAAGTCTGAGGACGCCATGGCGGCGGCGCTGAAGCTGATGGGAGATCTGGCCACGGAGAGGAAAGAAGAGATCCAGAGAGGACTGTCTGAGAGGATGAAGGAGTACAAACCTCGTCAGAGTTGCCTAAGACAGTTCTTCGAGCAGGAGGTGCCTCCCCCGTTCCAG GAATCCGGTCTTGTTCCGGACTGGGCCTGTGTGGCTCTGACGCAGACCCGGCTCACCCCGAACATCTTGGacgtgctgcagctgcagaggaTATCACTGGGCTTCGCCGTGGAGCCCCGGGACCGGCCTAGCGTGTATGTGATCTCCAGGCCAATCCGGCAGGTGATGTACGGGCTGCTGTTGGGCGGAGAGACGTCGCTGAAGGTGGACGAGCGAGACCGGGACGGTTCACAGCTGATATACGTACCGGTCCGACCAGCCTTTACTGAAACCAGCCAGAAACTCAGACTCAGCTCGCTGCACGAG GCGAAGCTCTCTGAGCGTCTGCTGGTCCTACTGGAAGCTCTGGGTGTCACCGAGGACTCTCTGAGCCTCATTCCCGATGAGCTGAAGCTCCCGGTGGCCGTCACCTGCTTCTGGCAGCGGACGGCTCAGCCTCCTCCAGACCAGACCCTGCTGAAGGCGCTGCTTAAGGGAATCAGCAAGGGAGTCGTAACTGGACCCAAT ACGGGAAATCACCGCGGTGGAAAGAAGCCGGACGTGGGCGTGGTCTACGCCTTCAACCAATGGCAGGCCTGCCTGAAGGACAGCGTCCACCTCAACCAGCTGCTGGGCTTCCCTCTGCTGGAGCCGGAGATCGCACG GTTGTATCAGGGGACGACGGTCCACCAGCGGGTGGAGAGGATGGATCAGTACAACAGGATGCTATCTGCA CAGAGAGAGACGGCCCGGCAGAACCAGCAGAGAGAGACGGCCCGGCAGAACCAGCAGAGAGAGACGGCCCGGCAGAACCAGCAGAGAGAGACGGCCCGGGAGAACCAGCAGAGAGAGACGgcccagcagaaccagcagagaGAGACGGCCCGGCAGAACCAGCAGAGAGAGGCGGCCCGGCAGAACCAGCAGAGAGAGACGGCCCGGCAGAACCAGCAGAGAGAGACGGCCCGGGAGAACCAGCAGAGAGAGACGgcccagcagaaccagcagagaGAGACGGCCCGGCAGAACCAGCAGAGAGAGGCGGCCCGGCAGAACCAGCAGAGAGAGACGGCCCGGCAGAACCAGCAGAGAGAGACGGCCCGGGAGAACCAGCAGAGAGAGACGGCCCGGCAGAACCAGCAGAGAGAGACGGCCCGGGAGAACCAGCAGAGAGAGGCGGCCCGGCAGAACCAGCAGAGAGAGGCGGCCCGGCAGAACCAGCAGAGAGAGACGGCCCGGGAGAACCAGCAGAGAGAGACGGCCCGGGAGAACCAGCAGAGAGAGACGGCCCGGGAGAACCAGCAGAGAGAGACGGCTCGGcagaaccagcagagagcgcggGCCAACAGGAGCCAGCCGGCTCCTCTGATGGAGAAGGTTCTGATCATGATGGTTGATCAAGAATCTAGTATCTTTACTGTG TGTCAGCTGGTCTCCATGAAGGGCGGGGCTATTGGCTCCTCCCACATGGTCtcatga